A region of Candidatus Hydrogenedens sp. DNA encodes the following proteins:
- a CDS encoding FAD-dependent oxidoreductase: MENLWEQMWNRLPTEEYDVIIIGGGIVGACIARDASMRGLNVALVERKDFASATSGASSKLIHGGLRYLMNLEIGLVRESLKERRIWAQIAPHLVNSLPFILPISNSKKFRERLIYSLGLKAYDWLSYDRNRSSDPDKFIPSHKRVGRDEILSIEPKLEPMEFKDALLFHDYQMYSPERLAWACIKQAIINGATALNYVEVTGFLRDKNRITGVKIISREDGRENQIKGKIIVNATGPWADRLISLATEKEPERKIIRSKGIHILTKPITQKYAIAMPGKGTHFFVLPWQGYSLLGTTDTIYYGDPDDVHVNEKELVEFLSIINRGIPGAKLRRGDVLFFYAGLRPIVEKDPQESEEEFNSYNASRSAEVFDHEKDGCLGLITAVGGKWTTSRHLAERVVNKVFEKLGVTPPPCKTDQTPVIGADFELFSDFLEEAKRNYSDFPPEIIEHLAHNYGTEMSKVIDLARTDPQLAEPLSDKRLEIGAQIVYAMREEMGRHLNDVLFRRTNLGNLGDPGETVLRKITDLMSHELAWQDTIREQETNRARVQFVSWARTFVIVNPRAWGNMTGKMWPDIEKKLHHAIGPVKVAFTERAGHGTILANQALKEGYEQIIAVGGDGTINEVVNGFFENDRPINPEAVFAIISTGTGRDFSRTLGWPFDIDQQIEHLSNTSVYPIDLGKLKFINFKGEEDLRYFVNIASFGLSGATDRAVNQYVWLKQRSGKIAFFLGMLQALITYRNKKVRLKIDNQFDEVIDIKTVTVCNGKYFGSGMYISPNSEINDGWFDIVIIPGISTMELLMNVKKVYQGTHLTHPKIKIFKAQKVIALPAHTAGEVLLDMDGEVPGYLPATFEILPEAIYVRTAVKKESDTE; this comes from the coding sequence ATGGAAAACCTGTGGGAACAAATGTGGAACCGACTTCCGACTGAGGAGTATGACGTGATTATTATCGGCGGAGGTATTGTCGGTGCCTGCATTGCCCGTGATGCAAGTATGAGAGGACTTAACGTAGCCCTCGTTGAACGTAAAGACTTTGCCAGTGCTACCAGTGGTGCATCATCTAAACTGATTCATGGTGGACTTCGTTATCTAATGAATCTTGAAATTGGGCTTGTTAGGGAATCCTTGAAAGAGCGAAGAATCTGGGCACAAATTGCACCTCATTTAGTTAATTCATTGCCTTTTATTCTCCCAATCAGCAATAGCAAAAAATTCCGTGAACGGCTTATTTATTCTCTTGGACTTAAAGCCTATGATTGGCTCTCTTATGACAGAAATCGTTCAAGCGATCCTGACAAATTTATTCCATCTCATAAACGTGTCGGGAGAGATGAGATTTTATCTATCGAGCCTAAATTAGAGCCGATGGAATTTAAGGATGCGCTTTTATTCCATGATTATCAAATGTACTCACCAGAACGATTAGCATGGGCGTGTATTAAGCAAGCCATTATCAATGGAGCCACTGCATTAAATTATGTGGAGGTCACTGGGTTTTTGAGAGATAAAAATCGCATTACTGGCGTAAAAATTATAAGCAGAGAAGATGGCAGAGAAAACCAGATAAAGGGGAAAATCATTGTGAATGCAACTGGTCCCTGGGCTGACCGCCTTATTTCGCTGGCAACAGAAAAAGAACCTGAACGTAAAATAATCCGCTCAAAGGGCATTCATATACTGACGAAACCTATTACTCAAAAATATGCTATTGCTATGCCTGGCAAAGGAACTCACTTCTTTGTTCTACCGTGGCAGGGTTATTCATTATTAGGAACTACTGATACTATTTATTATGGTGACCCAGATGATGTCCATGTAAATGAAAAGGAACTGGTCGAATTTCTGTCTATCATTAATCGGGGTATTCCTGGTGCAAAACTCCGTCGTGGTGATGTCCTGTTTTTCTATGCTGGATTAAGACCCATTGTCGAAAAGGACCCTCAAGAAAGTGAAGAAGAATTCAACTCGTATAATGCAAGTCGGTCTGCGGAAGTATTCGACCATGAAAAAGATGGATGTTTAGGACTGATTACAGCAGTCGGCGGTAAATGGACAACGTCAAGACACTTAGCAGAACGAGTTGTAAATAAAGTATTCGAAAAATTAGGGGTAACACCACCTCCATGCAAAACAGACCAGACACCTGTTATAGGGGCAGATTTTGAGTTATTTAGCGATTTCCTCGAAGAAGCAAAGAGGAATTATTCTGATTTTCCACCTGAAATTATCGAGCACCTTGCCCATAATTATGGGACTGAGATGTCCAAAGTTATAGACTTAGCAAGGACAGACCCTCAATTAGCAGAACCTTTATCTGATAAACGACTGGAGATTGGTGCCCAAATCGTTTATGCCATGCGAGAGGAAATGGGGAGACACTTAAATGATGTGTTGTTCCGACGAACCAATCTCGGGAACTTGGGAGATCCAGGCGAAACTGTGCTCCGTAAAATAACAGACCTTATGTCGCATGAATTAGCATGGCAAGATACTATCCGTGAACAGGAAACTAATAGAGCACGTGTCCAATTTGTATCATGGGCTCGTACATTTGTCATTGTCAATCCACGCGCATGGGGGAACATGACAGGTAAGATGTGGCCCGATATTGAAAAGAAACTTCACCACGCAATAGGTCCTGTAAAAGTAGCATTCACTGAACGTGCTGGACATGGGACTATACTTGCAAATCAGGCATTAAAAGAAGGGTATGAACAAATCATTGCTGTGGGTGGTGATGGAACTATAAATGAAGTTGTGAATGGCTTCTTTGAGAATGATAGACCGATTAACCCAGAGGCTGTATTTGCAATTATAAGCACTGGGACGGGGCGTGACTTTTCACGCACATTAGGTTGGCCCTTTGATATAGACCAGCAAATCGAACATCTTTCAAATACCTCTGTTTATCCTATTGATTTAGGGAAATTAAAATTTATCAATTTCAAAGGAGAAGAAGACCTTCGTTATTTTGTAAATATTGCCAGCTTCGGTTTAAGTGGAGCCACAGACCGTGCTGTTAATCAATATGTCTGGTTAAAACAAAGAAGCGGTAAAATCGCTTTCTTCCTCGGAATGTTGCAGGCATTAATAACCTACCGCAATAAAAAAGTCCGCCTGAAAATCGATAATCAATTTGATGAGGTAATTGATATTAAAACAGTTACAGTATGTAATGGTAAATATTTTGGTAGTGGAATGTATATCTCACCCAATTCGGAAATCAACGATGGCTGGTTTGATATTGTTATTATTCCTGGAATCTCCACGATGGAACTGCTCATGAATGTTAAGAAAGTTTATCAGGGGACCCATCTTACACATCCCAAGATAAAGATTTTCAAAGCACAAAAAGTTATTGCACTCCCTGCACATACCGCTGGTGAAGTTTTGCTGGATATGGACGGGGAAGTCCCTGGCTATCTCCCTGCAACATTTGAAATTCTTCCTGAAGCAATTTATGTTCGTACTGCAGTTAAAAAAGAATCCGATACGGAATAG